One genomic segment of Fusobacterium mortiferum ATCC 9817 includes these proteins:
- a CDS encoding NAD(P)H-dependent oxidoreductase — MNSQLKSLILMGFLGLGVIGLYNYINRDEKVEIKIINSNNYSSTLSEKEREKLDGITSASVVPASYVSKYIPHGFTNSNKKKALFIVGDNRDNSLLFDMVYTSMKYLEENGIEVEIRDLYKINFNPVLHPDEFYSQKDGIGATPEDVIIEQNFITKADYIIFAYPNWHDSATSIVKGYQERVFGKKFAYIDTPNGPRGILNGKGIFTIMNCGYLGGGRGFIGDGIGIEDEKWDNYMKAYKVFDDDLANWWGMKNLGRFVNDRYPKLSNENYQKELDKLREDLKKYLTKIFFN, encoded by the coding sequence ATGAATAGTCAGCTAAAAAGTTTAATTTTGATGGGATTTTTAGGTTTAGGAGTAATTGGACTCTATAACTATATAAATAGAGATGAGAAAGTAGAAATTAAAATAATCAATTCTAATAATTATAGTTCTACTCTTTCAGAAAAAGAGAGAGAAAAATTAGATGGAATAACATCTGCTTCAGTAGTTCCAGCTTCTTATGTTTCAAAATATATTCCTCATGGATTTACAAATTCTAATAAGAAAAAAGCTCTCTTTATAGTAGGAGATAATAGAGATAATTCTCTACTTTTTGATATGGTATATACCTCTATGAAATATTTGGAAGAAAATGGTATAGAGGTAGAGATTAGAGATTTATATAAAATAAATTTTAACCCTGTTTTACACCCTGATGAGTTTTATTCTCAAAAAGATGGGATAGGAGCTACTCCTGAAGATGTAATCATTGAACAAAACTTTATTACAAAAGCTGATTATATTATATTTGCTTATCCTAACTGGCATGATAGTGCTACCTCTATAGTAAAAGGATATCAGGAAAGAGTTTTTGGAAAAAAATTTGCTTATATAGATACCCCTAATGGACCTCGTGGAATTTTAAATGGAAAAGGAATATTTACTATAATGAACTGTGGATACCTTGGTGGAGGAAGAGGTTTTATCGGAGATGGAATAGGTATAGAAGATGAAAAATGGGATAATTATATGAAAGCTTACAAAGTTTTTGATGATGACTTAGCTAATTGGTGGGGTATGAAAAATCTAGGTAGATTTGTAAATGATAGATATCCTAAACTTTCTAATGAAAATTATCAAAAGGAATTGGATAAACTTAGAGAAGATTTAAAAAAATATCTTACTAAGATTTTCTTTAATTAA
- a CDS encoding M48 family metallopeptidase: MKNITIRINSDGEVLVSAPIRVPNSYIESLLKEKEKWIREKIALVEERKKLETKFEEGGKFYYLGFPYIIKLEISLQERCEIKDNNFIIYLKDNSFEKRKKLINQWIYDNFYPYVINRTMEIGESIGYSPKMIKFRDMKTRWGSCNTLSRSITFNHQLYKKSKDIIDYVILHELAHIPYPHHQKEFWDFVEKYMPSWKEKRKQLRSNT, from the coding sequence ATGAAAAATATTACAATTAGAATAAATAGTGACGGGGAAGTTCTTGTATCTGCTCCAATAAGAGTTCCAAACTCATATATAGAATCTCTCTTAAAAGAAAAAGAAAAATGGATAAGAGAAAAAATAGCTCTAGTAGAAGAGAGGAAAAAGTTAGAAACTAAGTTTGAAGAAGGAGGTAAATTCTATTATTTGGGATTTCCATATATTATCAAGTTAGAAATATCTCTTCAAGAAAGGTGTGAGATTAAAGATAATAACTTTATAATCTACCTTAAAGACAATAGCTTTGAAAAGAGAAAAAAATTAATCAATCAATGGATATATGACAACTTTTATCCCTATGTTATCAATAGAACTATGGAGATAGGAGAAAGTATAGGCTATTCTCCTAAAATGATAAAATTTAGGGATATGAAAACTAGATGGGGTTCTTGTAACACTCTCTCTAGAAGTATAACCTTTAATCATCAACTCTATAAAAAGTCAAAGGATATAATCGATTATGTTATTCTTCATGAATTAGCTCATATTCCATATCCACATCATCAAAAGGAATTTTGGGATTTTGTAGAAAAATATATGCCAAGTTGGAAAGAAAAAAGAAAACAATTGAGATCTAATACTTAA
- a CDS encoding M42 family metallopeptidase has product MKERLIKLSEELTNTFGAPGYEDEVIEKIKSHLDFLSLERDSINNLFAGLKERDSKKPTVALDCHTDEVGFIVENINKNGSISFLPLGGWYVGNVPASSVIVKNEKGEKYLGTVTSKPPHFMTDEEKSRLPKMSELTIDLGTSSYEETTELYGIEVGNPIVPDVKFTYDEKIGVMRAKAFDNRLGCVASIEVLSSLKDKNCNVNVVGAFASQEEVGLRGAQVAAYKVKPDFAIVFEGSPADDSFKDGTSAHGALRKGVQLRVVDGAMISNPRVLRFAKEIAKKRGIKYQVIAREKGSTNGGKYHISETGIPVLVLGIPTRYIHTHYSYASIDDLISAIELAKAVIEELNEDIIKSF; this is encoded by the coding sequence ATGAAAGAAAGACTTATTAAATTATCCGAAGAATTAACTAATACCTTTGGAGCACCAGGATATGAAGATGAGGTAATAGAAAAGATTAAATCTCATTTAGATTTTTTAAGTTTAGAGAGGGATTCAATAAATAACCTATTTGCTGGACTTAAAGAGAGAGATAGTAAAAAACCAACTGTAGCTTTAGATTGCCATACTGATGAAGTAGGATTTATAGTAGAAAATATCAATAAAAATGGTTCTATCAGTTTTCTTCCACTAGGAGGTTGGTATGTAGGAAATGTACCTGCTAGTAGTGTCATAGTTAAAAATGAAAAGGGAGAGAAATATTTAGGAACTGTTACTTCTAAGCCACCTCATTTTATGACTGATGAGGAAAAAAGTAGACTTCCTAAGATGTCAGAATTAACAATAGACTTAGGTACTAGTAGTTATGAAGAAACTACTGAACTATATGGAATTGAAGTAGGAAATCCTATTGTTCCAGATGTAAAGTTTACTTATGATGAAAAAATTGGAGTAATGAGAGCTAAAGCTTTTGACAATAGACTTGGTTGTGTAGCTTCTATTGAAGTTCTTTCATCTTTAAAAGATAAAAACTGTAATGTAAATGTAGTTGGAGCTTTTGCTTCTCAAGAAGAGGTAGGGCTAAGAGGAGCTCAAGTAGCTGCTTATAAAGTAAAACCAGATTTTGCAATAGTATTTGAAGGTTCTCCTGCTGATGATAGCTTCAAAGATGGAACATCTGCTCACGGAGCTCTAAGAAAAGGAGTGCAACTTAGAGTGGTAGATGGAGCTATGATTTCTAATCCTAGAGTTCTAAGATTTGCTAAAGAAATTGCTAAGAAAAGAGGAATAAAATATCAAGTAATAGCTAGAGAGAAAGGTTCTACAAATGGTGGAAAATACCATATTTCAGAAACTGGTATCCCTGTACTTGTACTAGGTATCCCAACTAGATATATCCACACTCATTACTCTTATGCTTCAATTGATGATTTAATATCTGCTATTGAGCTTGCAAAAGCTGTAATAGAGGAATTAAATGAAGATATAATAAAAAGCTTCTAA
- a CDS encoding toxin-antitoxin system YwqK family antitoxin — MKRYIITIFLIFSTFIFAKVRIEDIKNKKLIDNIAYFKNESLPFSGKFIGNNIEEEYLEGVREGYYKGEIIIDNEKFICEGRFSNGLKNGEWIIKSFQGNLKAILKYQYDRPIGEWKYFYPNGNIFEIDRFKEGELQGSINVFNNKGTPKMEMNFDMGLLNKEFTTYYTNGNISTVANFNYGKLDGNLLLFTTQGVKTVEGYYILNKREGEWKFYYSSGELKTIINYKDGKRDGESIIYGKGGEILQKLKFLDGIEVGENEEYKNYGDKILDGFKKFTDELEYKKYDDILDEI, encoded by the coding sequence TTGAAAAGATATATAATTACAATTTTTTTAATATTTTCTACTTTTATTTTTGCTAAAGTGAGAATTGAAGATATAAAAAATAAAAAACTAATAGATAATATAGCCTATTTTAAAAATGAATCTCTTCCATTCTCTGGTAAATTCATTGGAAATAATATTGAAGAAGAGTATCTAGAAGGAGTTAGAGAGGGATATTATAAAGGCGAAATTATAATAGATAATGAAAAATTTATTTGTGAAGGAAGATTTAGTAATGGATTAAAAAATGGAGAATGGATAATAAAATCTTTTCAGGGAAATTTAAAAGCTATACTTAAATATCAATATGATAGACCTATTGGAGAATGGAAATATTTTTATCCCAATGGAAACATTTTTGAAATAGATAGATTTAAAGAGGGAGAACTCCAAGGATCTATAAATGTTTTTAATAATAAAGGAACACCTAAGATGGAAATGAATTTTGATATGGGATTACTCAATAAAGAATTTACTACTTATTATACAAATGGTAATATATCAACTGTCGCTAATTTTAATTATGGTAAATTAGATGGAAACTTGTTACTCTTTACTACTCAAGGTGTAAAAACAGTTGAGGGATACTATATTCTAAATAAAAGAGAGGGAGAGTGGAAATTTTATTATAGTAGTGGAGAGTTAAAAACTATTATCAATTACAAAGATGGAAAAAGAGATGGTGAAAGTATTATATATGGAAAAGGAGGAGAGATACTACAAAAACTAAAATTTTTAGATGGAATAGAGGTAGGTGAAAATGAAGAATATAAAAATTATGGGGATAAAATTTTAGATGGTTTTAAAAAATTTACAGATGAATTAGAATATAAAAAATATGATGATATTCTAGATGAAATATAA
- a CDS encoding ABC transporter substrate-binding protein, whose amino-acid sequence MKIRKKLLFSFMMLGLLAACGENKENTANATKDTLVFSQISEGKTLDPQDTTEQYSQRVITVIYDRLVEIDEMTGKIVPGLAKSWEQLDDNTILFHLNEGITFHNGNKFSAEDVKFTLERAKTLPKVAHLYSLIDNIEVVDDNTVKIHTSEPFAPLLAHLSHKTASIISKKYFEEKGEEGFHNPVGTGPYKYKDWKVGDRITLEANDNYFGEKPSIKYVVIRAIPEENSSVIGLETGEIDMTADLNAESRRLVMDNPELVYMEQSGISVNYVGLNTDKGILKDKDVRRAIAMGIDRDAIIDSILLLGSVQKANSFIAPGVFGYTPEAKTLEYNPEEAKKIIEEKGLTGSKLTIGVSNSPIRMQMSEIIQAQLKEIGLDVTVESLEWGAFLTATGRGDLDMFSLGWGPSTYDGDYGYYPNFHSSQLGSAGNRSQYINPQMDKVLDEAKREIDVEKRKELYKEVADIIYTDVPVIPMYYTNNTVASTKNVEGMKPTSYIRFNELKFKVSDK is encoded by the coding sequence ATGAAAATAAGAAAAAAATTACTATTCTCTTTTATGATGCTAGGATTACTTGCTGCCTGTGGAGAAAATAAAGAAAATACAGCAAATGCTACAAAGGATACTCTTGTATTTTCTCAAATATCTGAAGGTAAAACATTAGATCCTCAAGATACAACTGAGCAATATTCACAAAGAGTTATCACTGTAATCTATGATAGATTAGTTGAGATAGATGAGATGACAGGAAAGATTGTTCCAGGTCTTGCAAAAAGTTGGGAACAACTAGATGATAATACAATTTTATTCCATCTTAATGAAGGAATAACTTTCCACAATGGAAATAAATTCAGTGCTGAAGATGTAAAATTTACATTGGAAAGAGCTAAAACACTACCTAAAGTAGCTCATCTTTACTCTTTAATAGATAATATTGAAGTAGTAGATGATAATACTGTAAAAATACATACTAGTGAGCCTTTCGCTCCACTGCTTGCACACCTTAGCCATAAGACTGCTTCAATTATAAGTAAAAAATATTTTGAAGAGAAAGGGGAAGAGGGATTCCATAATCCTGTAGGAACAGGACCATATAAATATAAAGATTGGAAAGTTGGAGATAGAATAACTCTTGAAGCTAATGACAACTATTTTGGAGAGAAGCCAAGTATTAAATATGTTGTTATTAGAGCTATTCCAGAGGAAAATAGTAGTGTAATAGGATTAGAAACAGGAGAGATAGATATGACAGCAGACTTAAATGCTGAATCTAGAAGACTTGTTATGGATAATCCAGAGTTAGTATATATGGAGCAAAGTGGAATAAGTGTAAACTATGTAGGATTAAATACTGATAAGGGTATCTTAAAAGATAAAGATGTAAGAAGAGCAATTGCTATGGGAATAGATAGAGATGCTATCATAGATAGTATATTATTATTAGGTTCTGTTCAAAAAGCTAATAGCTTCATAGCACCAGGAGTTTTTGGATACACTCCAGAAGCTAAAACTTTGGAGTATAATCCTGAAGAAGCTAAAAAAATAATAGAAGAGAAAGGACTTACTGGTTCTAAATTAACTATTGGAGTAAGTAACAGTCCTATAAGAATGCAAATGTCTGAAATAATCCAAGCTCAACTTAAAGAGATTGGACTTGATGTAACGGTAGAATCTCTAGAGTGGGGAGCATTTTTAACAGCTACTGGAAGAGGAGATTTAGATATGTTTAGCTTAGGATGGGGACCATCTACTTATGATGGAGATTATGGATATTATCCTAACTTCCATAGTTCACAATTAGGTTCTGCTGGAAACCGTTCTCAATATATCAATCCTCAAATGGATAAAGTTTTAGATGAAGCAAAAAGAGAGATAGATGTTGAAAAGAGAAAAGAGTTATATAAAGAGGTAGCAGATATAATCTACACTGATGTACCTGTTATTCCTATGTATTATACTAACAATACTGTAGCTTCTACTAAAAATGTAGAAGGAATGAAACCAACATCGTATATTCGTTTCAATGAATTAAAATTTAAAGTATCTGATAAATAA
- a CDS encoding fimbria/pilus periplasmic chaperone: protein MKKIIILCLFIIIGTLSFALNFTIYPTKFEVDLSKSSTQEMYIVNNTDSPLRVGIAPESDKKFGENYNLNSNIKVFPKVVSVKPAGKQIVRFRVIPDKNLKDGEYKSYITFTEIPAEIKRSEEVSENISSEVQMITAIMISVYGVGENSTIDGGIKNISTQFENEILTISANSYSKGNTSLKFDYVINGKNIKSEGRLGISARTGNSNITTSINLSGVKKGEKITLTIKDQTGKVHYNKNITL from the coding sequence ATGAAAAAAATTATAATACTATGCTTATTTATCATTATAGGAACACTTTCTTTTGCTCTCAATTTTACTATTTATCCTACAAAATTTGAAGTAGATTTATCAAAGAGTAGTACACAAGAGATGTATATTGTTAATAACACTGACTCTCCTTTAAGAGTTGGAATAGCTCCAGAAAGTGATAAAAAATTTGGAGAAAATTATAACTTAAACTCTAATATAAAAGTTTTCCCTAAAGTTGTATCTGTAAAACCAGCAGGAAAACAGATTGTAAGATTTAGAGTTATTCCAGATAAAAATTTAAAAGATGGAGAGTATAAAAGTTATATAACTTTCACAGAAATACCTGCAGAGATAAAAAGAAGTGAAGAAGTAAGTGAAAATATTTCTAGTGAAGTACAGATGATTACTGCTATTATGATTTCTGTTTATGGTGTAGGAGAAAATTCTACTATAGATGGTGGAATAAAAAATATCTCTACTCAATTTGAAAATGAGATACTAACTATCTCAGCTAATAGTTATTCCAAAGGAAATACCTCTTTAAAATTTGATTATGTTATCAATGGAAAAAATATAAAATCAGAAGGAAGACTAGGAATATCAGCAAGAACTGGAAATAGTAATATAACTACTAGTATTAATCTTAGTGGAGTTAAAAAAGGAGAAAAAATCACTCTTACTATAAAAGATCAAACAGGAAAAGTCCACTATAATAAAAATATAACTTTATAA
- a CDS encoding glycosyltransferase family 9 protein — protein MKKILVIRYKKSVGDTIIGTTLCESIKKKYPDARVDYLVYENLKEIFYNHRAIDNVLTLDRKAGLKGWFKTLGEIRRNKYDVIIDCRTIVITALLSFFSGAKLRIGKYHKYRFFFYHHAIKGFTEKMNQMKKYHQLLKPLGIEEVSTEYAICLKDEEKNEWKKIMEAEGIDMSKLIIPMAVNARQSNKKYPEEYMLQITKTLIDKYDAQIILFYSPSEEAYAKEFYNKLDCNKNIFINLKTKNVRELACIFSNCDLFVGNEGGTRHVAEAVGLANLCIVAPQTCKEEWISNENDRNQCITVKDVNGSDYEDIKPEYVLERADKQLKLFNFFNKKVK, from the coding sequence ATGAAAAAAATATTGGTGATTAGATACAAAAAAAGTGTAGGGGATACAATAATAGGAACTACTCTTTGTGAAAGTATAAAGAAAAAATATCCAGATGCTAGAGTTGATTATTTGGTATATGAAAATTTAAAAGAGATATTCTACAATCATAGAGCTATAGACAATGTTTTAACACTAGATAGAAAAGCTGGATTAAAAGGTTGGTTTAAAACTTTAGGTGAGATAAGAAGAAATAAGTATGATGTGATAATTGATTGTAGAACAATAGTTATCACAGCTTTACTCTCTTTTTTCTCTGGAGCAAAGCTTAGAATAGGAAAGTATCATAAGTATAGATTTTTCTTCTATCATCACGCTATAAAAGGGTTTACAGAGAAGATGAATCAGATGAAAAAATATCATCAACTTCTAAAACCATTAGGGATAGAAGAGGTAAGTACAGAGTATGCTATCTGTCTAAAAGATGAAGAAAAGAATGAGTGGAAAAAAATAATGGAAGCAGAGGGAATAGATATGTCTAAGCTTATCATTCCTATGGCTGTAAATGCTAGACAAAGCAATAAAAAATATCCAGAGGAGTATATGTTACAAATAACAAAAACTCTTATAGATAAATATGATGCTCAAATTATACTATTCTACTCTCCATCAGAAGAAGCTTATGCTAAAGAGTTTTATAACAAGTTAGATTGTAATAAAAATATATTTATCAATCTAAAGACTAAAAATGTAAGAGAGTTAGCTTGTATATTTAGTAATTGTGATCTATTTGTAGGAAATGAGGGTGGAACAAGACACGTAGCTGAGGCAGTAGGACTTGCTAACCTATGTATAGTAGCCCCTCAAACTTGCAAAGAGGAATGGATAAGCAATGAAAATGATAGAAACCAATGTATCACAGTAAAAGATGTAAATGGTAGTGATTATGAGGATATCAAACCAGAGTATGTTCTTGAAAGAGCAGATAAGCAATTAAAATTATTTAATTTCTTCAATAAAAAAGTAAAATAA
- the lepA gene encoding translation elongation factor 4, giving the protein MLQKHKRNFSIIAHIDHGKSTIADRLLEYTGAVSKREMKEQLLDSMDLEREKGITIKAQAVTLYYKAKDGIEYELNLIDTPGHVDFIYEVSRSLSACEGALLVVDAAQGVEAQTLANVYLAIENNLEIVPVINKIDLPAADPEKVKIEIEDVIGLPADDAVMCSGKTGIGIEDLLEAIVKRIPAPNYEEDAPLKALIFDSKFDDYRGVITYVKVLDGSIKKGDKIRIWSTEKDFDVLEVGVFSPTMRPQDELSSGSVGYIITGVKTIHDTRVGDTITHTNNPCIFPLEGFKPAQSMVFAGVYPLFTDDYEDLREALEKLQLNDASLTFVPETSIALGFGFRCGFLGLLHMEIIVERLRREYNIDLISTTPSVEYRVNMDKGEVLVIDNPCEFPDGGRGRLSVEEPFIRGKVIVPKDYVGNVMELCQEKRGIFIGMDFIDENRSMLTYELPLAEIVIDFYDKLKSRTKGYASFEYELVGYKESDLVKVDILVSGKPVDAFSFIAHKDGAYSRGRAICEKLKEVIPRQQFEIPIQAALGAKVIARETIKAYRKNVIAKCYGGDITRKKKLLEKQKEGKKRMKSIGNVEIPQEAFVSVLKLND; this is encoded by the coding sequence ATGTTACAAAAACATAAAAGAAACTTCTCAATAATAGCACATATAGACCATGGAAAATCTACAATAGCAGATAGATTATTAGAGTATACTGGTGCTGTTTCTAAAAGAGAGATGAAAGAGCAACTTCTTGATTCAATGGATTTGGAAAGAGAGAAGGGAATAACTATAAAAGCTCAAGCTGTAACTTTATATTATAAGGCAAAAGATGGAATAGAGTATGAATTAAACTTAATTGATACTCCAGGACACGTAGACTTTATCTATGAGGTATCAAGATCATTATCAGCTTGTGAGGGAGCTTTACTGGTAGTAGATGCTGCTCAAGGAGTAGAGGCTCAAACTTTAGCTAACGTATATTTAGCAATAGAGAACAATCTTGAGATAGTACCTGTAATCAATAAAATAGATTTACCAGCAGCTGACCCAGAAAAAGTAAAAATTGAGATAGAGGATGTAATAGGATTACCAGCTGATGATGCTGTAATGTGTTCAGGTAAGACAGGAATAGGTATTGAAGATTTATTAGAAGCAATAGTAAAAAGAATACCAGCTCCAAATTATGAAGAGGATGCTCCTTTAAAAGCTTTAATATTCGACTCTAAATTTGATGATTATAGAGGTGTAATCACATATGTAAAAGTTTTAGATGGAAGTATTAAAAAGGGAGATAAAATTAGAATCTGGTCAACAGAGAAAGATTTTGATGTTTTAGAGGTTGGAGTATTCTCTCCTACTATGAGACCTCAAGATGAGCTTTCTTCTGGTTCAGTTGGATATATAATAACAGGAGTTAAAACAATACATGATACAAGAGTAGGAGATACTATTACTCATACAAATAATCCTTGTATATTCCCATTAGAGGGATTTAAACCAGCTCAATCAATGGTATTTGCTGGAGTATATCCACTATTTACAGATGACTATGAAGATTTAAGAGAGGCATTAGAAAAATTACAATTAAATGATGCTTCATTAACCTTTGTACCAGAGACATCAATAGCTCTAGGATTTGGATTTAGATGTGGATTCTTAGGATTACTACATATGGAGATTATAGTTGAAAGACTTAGAAGAGAGTACAATATAGACTTGATTTCTACTACACCATCAGTTGAGTATAGAGTAAATATGGATAAGGGAGAGGTACTTGTAATAGATAATCCTTGTGAATTCCCAGATGGTGGAAGAGGAAGATTATCAGTAGAGGAACCATTTATAAGAGGTAAGGTAATAGTTCCTAAGGACTATGTAGGAAATGTAATGGAGCTTTGCCAAGAGAAGAGAGGAATATTTATAGGTATGGACTTTATTGATGAAAATAGATCAATGCTTACTTATGAATTACCACTTGCAGAGATAGTAATAGATTTCTATGATAAATTAAAATCAAGAACTAAAGGATATGCTTCATTTGAATATGAATTAGTAGGATATAAGGAATCAGATTTAGTTAAGGTAGATATACTTGTATCTGGAAAACCTGTGGATGCTTTCTCATTTATAGCTCATAAAGATGGAGCTTACAGTAGAGGAAGAGCTATCTGTGAAAAGTTAAAAGAGGTTATCCCAAGACAACAATTTGAAATACCTATACAAGCAGCACTAGGAGCAAAGGTTATAGCAAGAGAGACTATCAAGGCATATAGAAAGAACGTTATAGCAAAATGTTATGGTGGAGATATCACAAGAAAGAAAAAACTTCTTGAAAAACAAAAAGAGGGTAAAAAGAGAATGAAGAGCATAGGAAATGTTGAGATCCCTCAAGAAGCTTTCGTATCAGTATTAAAATTAAATGATTAA